The following are encoded together in the Parabacteroides chongii genome:
- a CDS encoding DUF3575 domain-containing protein: protein MRNVLILILICYTSLMSAKEGIQLGKGPVVALKSNIPYWATATFNAGLEFRLVRKWTLDLEAGLNPFSGKNDDGSYDKSLKHLRLHPEVRYWFCESFYKSFIGLHVPYIIYNVSDIKWLGTESERHQGWGTGVGISYGYQWLLSKHWNLEATVGVGYLYLELDKYPCSNCGSNIEKEKKHYFGPTQAAVSFIYLF, encoded by the coding sequence ATGAGAAACGTTTTAATACTAATTCTAATCTGCTATACCAGCCTTATGTCTGCGAAAGAGGGCATACAACTGGGAAAAGGTCCTGTAGTTGCACTGAAGAGCAACATCCCTTATTGGGCAACCGCGACTTTTAATGCCGGACTCGAATTCCGTTTGGTCCGTAAATGGACGCTCGACCTGGAAGCCGGACTCAACCCCTTCTCCGGCAAAAACGATGATGGCAGCTACGACAAGTCGCTGAAGCATTTGCGTTTGCACCCGGAAGTTCGTTACTGGTTTTGCGAGAGCTTCTACAAGAGTTTTATTGGCTTACACGTACCTTATATTATATATAATGTATCCGACATTAAATGGCTGGGTACCGAAAGTGAACGTCATCAGGGTTGGGGGACAGGAGTCGGCATCAGCTATGGCTATCAGTGGCTGCTTTCGAAGCATTGGAACCTGGAGGCCACGGTCGGAGTGGGCTATCTCTATCTCGAATTGGATAAATACCCTTGTTCCAACTGCGGCAGCAACATCGAGAAAGAAAAGAAACACTATTTCGGTCCTACGCAGGCCGCTGTAAGTTTTATCTATTTATTCTAA